CCGGAGAATCGGGTCACCATACCGGACAATGCCGCTCGAACGGAAGCTTCCTCCTTTGAGACAAAGGCCACCCCACCCACATCGCTCTTGTGAAGGATATCCGGAGATACGACTTTGATGACAAGGTCTGCACCCGGTATACCGGAGAGCAGATCGGCGGTCACTTCATCCGGTCCCGTTACAAAACGGGTTTCGGGCACCTCGATTCCCATGGCCTGAAGGATCGAAAGACCTTCGGTTTCCAGGAGGGCTCCGCGATTCTCCGAAAGGGCTGTTTCGATGACCTTCTGGATCTTCGGGAGATCCGCCGTCATTGTCCGTGTTCTCGACCCAGCCGGAATGCCTTGAGGTTGATATCCACCACCTTCTCTCCCTTCCGGGCAAACATCTCTCCAATAAGAGCCTCAATCGTCGATTCCCTGACGGGCAGATGGTGGGAGGCGGCTCCGACAATGACCATGTTGGAAGCCCGGGCCGATCCAGCCTCCCGTGCCAGTTTCTCCGAATCGACAATCACGGAATGGGGAAGTTCTCTGATCGCAGAGAGGATCGATTCAAGATCCGGGTAATTTGAAATATTGGTAACGGGATTGGAGGAGGCGATCAGCGTTCCGCTTTCAGAAAGATATTTGACGTAACGGAGGCTTTCCATGGGTTCCATGGAGAGGATCATCTGAGCGCTTCCTTCCGGGATGAGATCGCTTGCGATGGGTTGATCGGAAAGGCGAAGGTTGGCCAGAACAGCCCCTCCCCTCTGGGACATGCCGTGAACCTCGGACTGTTTCACAAACAGACCTTCATTCATGGCGCTTGATGCAATGATGGCCGAAACGGAGAGGACACCCTGTCCTCCAACTCCTGCAAGGATAATGTCATATTTCATGGTTCACCTCATCCCTTTTTACTACGTTTGGCCGTTTCCAGGCATTCCCGGACGGCAATAATGACGGAGAGACCGTGGTGGCTGACTTCCCGGCGCAGGATTTCGGTGTTTTTTTCCGCGTACTTACGATGGGCCTCGATGATCTGGAGGTGATCCGGATCGACGCCGACACCCTTCACGATCGTTTCCAGCCGGGAAGAAGGCAGAACGGTCGGCTGACCACCCGTCATGCCCACCGTCTCGTTGTCGAGAATGATGAGCGTCATGTCGCTGTTGGCGGAGGCGGCATCCATCAGAGGTGTCACACCGGAATGAAGGAATGTGGAATCCCCGATCACGGCGATTACGGGATAGAAGCCTGCGGCCGCGGCCCCGACGGCCATGCTGACCGAGGCGCCCATGCAGACGCACGATTCGATGGCGTTGTACGGAGGAAGGGCGCCCAGGGTGTAACAGCCGATGTCCGACGTGACCAGGGAAGGATCGA
The Thermoanaerobaculia bacterium genome window above contains:
- a CDS encoding indolepyruvate oxidoreductase subunit beta, encoding MKYDIILAGVGGQGVLSVSAIIASSAMNEGLFVKQSEVHGMSQRGGAVLANLRLSDQPIASDLIPEGSAQMILSMEPMESLRYVKYLSESGTLIASSNPVTNISNYPDLESILSAIRELPHSVIVDSEKLAREAGSARASNMVIVGAASHHLPVRESTIEALIGEMFARKGEKVVDINLKAFRLGREHGQ